The Brachyspira hyodysenteriae ATCC 27164 genome includes a window with the following:
- a CDS encoding DUF3089 domain-containing protein: MRGIQMIKIKIFIAILSSIIILSCSANNNTAETTTITDYSDKNNWLNIPSTSNEVDVFYLYPTTWVRANTNDSIVCPIDYKPIRSTVTNSMLEQTGIFEEVGNVYAPFYRQADALYLMNTNNNITKEEQDKYFYSSPKEDAIAAFDYYIKNYNNGKPFILAGHSQGAMMIKEILIDYFKTNENLKNRMVAAYIFGYSVTQKDLDENPHLRFANSEYDTGVIISYNTEAPDFNGYNPCLLEGAISINPISWTLDETLATKEQSLGANISHNYGNPDANIVTNSGNPSKIADAKVDKARGVIKCSTINPDDFYVRGVGVFEKGVYHVYDIALYYYDLKENVRKRVGAFWK, translated from the coding sequence ATGAGAGGAATTCAAATGATAAAAATTAAAATCTTTATTGCTATTTTATCAAGTATTATAATTCTAAGCTGTTCTGCAAATAATAATACAGCAGAAACAACAACAATCACAGATTATTCAGACAAAAATAATTGGCTTAATATACCTTCAACATCAAATGAAGTAGATGTATTTTATCTATACCCTACAACTTGGGTAAGAGCAAATACAAATGACAGCATAGTATGCCCAATAGATTATAAACCAATTAGAAGCACAGTTACAAATTCAATGCTCGAACAAACAGGAATATTTGAAGAAGTTGGAAATGTGTATGCTCCTTTTTACAGACAGGCTGATGCTTTATATTTAATGAATACAAATAATAATATAACTAAAGAAGAACAGGATAAATATTTCTATTCTTCACCTAAAGAAGATGCAATAGCAGCATTCGATTATTATATTAAAAATTATAACAATGGAAAGCCATTCATATTAGCAGGGCATTCTCAAGGTGCTATGATGATAAAAGAAATATTAATTGACTATTTCAAAACAAATGAAAATTTAAAAAATAGAATGGTAGCAGCTTATATATTCGGATATTCTGTTACTCAAAAAGATTTAGATGAAAATCCTCATTTGAGATTTGCAAACAGTGAATATGATACAGGAGTAATAATTTCTTATAATACAGAAGCTCCAGATTTTAATGGATATAATCCATGTCTTCTTGAAGGAGCTATTTCAATAAATCCTATATCTTGGACATTGGACGAAACTTTAGCAACTAAAGAACAGAGTTTAGGAGCTAATATATCTCATAATTATGGAAATCCTGATGCTAATATAGTTACAAATTCAGGCAACCCTTCAAAGATAGCCGATGCTAAAGTTGATAAAGCAAGAGGAGTTATAAAATGCAGCACTATAAATCCTGATGATTTTTATGTGAGAGGCGTAGGAGTTTTTGAAAAAGGTGTTTACCATGTTTATGATATTGCTCTTTACTATTATGATTTAAAAGAAAATGTAAGAAAAAGAGTCGGAGCTTTTTGGAAATAA
- a CDS encoding helix-turn-helix domain-containing protein has translation MSITTKHMISLSEEEKEKIKEFIKKEGKSKRLISIANIILALDEKKNTGLTHTDIAKQYNVTYHTVVNIINEYVKSGLDETLTYKRNPNSNRKKKQAN, from the coding sequence ATGAGCATAACAACTAAGCATATGATATCCTTAAGTGAAGAGGAAAAGGAAAAAATCAAAGAATTTATTAAAAAGGAAGGAAAATCAAAAAGACTTATTTCTATAGCAAATATCATTTTGGCATTAGATGAAAAGAAAAATACAGGACTTACTCACACTGATATAGCTAAACAATATAATGTTACTTACCATACTGTTGTAAACATTATTAATGAATATGTTAAATCAGGATTAGATGAAACTCTAACATACAAGAGAAATCCTAACAGCAATAGAAAAAAGAAGCAGGCCAATTGA
- a CDS encoding cyclodeaminase/cyclohydrolase family protein — MSKLIDKKLIDYINDVDSSLPAPGGGSVMGAVGSLACALAGMVGHLTVNKKKFLELSQEEQDNFNNAIENIRIIKNKLMEIVDKDAESFNAFMEAMKLPKNTDEEKEKRKTAISEAAKKAIDIPFSALKSCYELMPFFKTVIKYGNSNVVTDIASAYVLVFACAKGSVLNININIPLINDDSFLNNIKINTKEYLNTIENNFYNIEKEILLFRI; from the coding sequence ATGTCAAAATTAATAGATAAAAAATTAATAGATTATATCAATGATGTTGATAGTTCTCTTCCTGCTCCAGGAGGCGGAAGTGTTATGGGGGCAGTAGGAAGTTTAGCTTGTGCATTGGCTGGTATGGTTGGACATCTTACAGTTAATAAAAAAAAGTTTTTGGAATTAAGTCAAGAGGAACAAGATAATTTTAATAATGCTATAGAAAATATAAGAATTATCAAAAATAAATTAATGGAAATAGTAGATAAAGATGCTGAAAGTTTTAATGCTTTTATGGAAGCTATGAAGCTGCCTAAAAATACAGATGAAGAAAAAGAAAAAAGAAAAACTGCTATATCTGAAGCTGCTAAAAAAGCTATAGATATTCCTTTCAGTGCTTTAAAATCTTGTTATGAATTAATGCCATTCTTTAAAACAGTAATTAAATATGGAAACAGTAATGTTGTTACAGATATTGCTTCAGCTTATGTTTTAGTGTTTGCATGCGCTAAAGGATCCGTACTTAATATTAACATAAATATCCCTCTTATAAATGATGATTCATTTTTAAATAATATAAAAATAAATACAAAAGAATATTTAAATACTATAGAAAATAATTTTTATAACATAGAAAAAGAAATATTATTATTTAGAATATAA
- a CDS encoding metal ABC transporter substrate-binding protein, with the protein MQKKILIFLTILLFSITSCNDANKNNNKTSNGKINVVATIFPIYDFTKNIALDNINLQMIIKPGIEIHSFNTTPADVIDIQNADVFIYIGGESEAWAEKIVSSMDTNGKKIIRLIDYVKALDEEIVEGMEHDEDHNHEEEANHNEHENDIGESHTHEGIYDEHIWTSPKNAQLMVTAICNALSEIDADNADIYKSNADKYNQELTALDEEIRNAVGSSKRKNIVFGDRFPFRYLAEEYGLEYRAPFTGCSSQVDASPKTIAYLINYIKDNKIPYLYYIELSNEKIANTLIEQTGASKLKLHSGQNVSKEEFNSGITYLSIMRDNLESLKKGLN; encoded by the coding sequence ATGCAAAAAAAGATATTGATTTTTTTAACTATATTATTATTTTCTATAACTTCATGCAATGATGCTAATAAAAATAATAATAAAACTAGTAATGGTAAAATAAATGTTGTAGCAACAATATTTCCAATATATGACTTTACCAAAAATATAGCTTTAGATAATATTAATCTTCAAATGATAATAAAACCTGGTATAGAGATTCATTCATTCAATACCACACCTGCTGATGTAATAGATATACAAAATGCTGATGTATTTATTTATATAGGCGGTGAAAGTGAGGCTTGGGCTGAAAAGATCGTGTCTTCTATGGATACTAATGGTAAAAAGATAATAAGACTTATAGATTATGTAAAAGCATTAGATGAAGAGATTGTAGAAGGTATGGAACATGACGAAGATCATAATCATGAAGAAGAGGCTAATCATAATGAGCATGAAAATGATATTGGAGAAAGCCATACTCATGAAGGTATTTATGATGAACATATATGGACTTCTCCAAAAAATGCTCAATTAATGGTTACAGCAATATGTAATGCATTATCAGAAATTGATGCTGATAATGCAGATATATACAAGTCAAATGCTGATAAATATAATCAGGAATTAACAGCATTAGATGAAGAAATAAGAAATGCTGTAGGCTCATCTAAAAGAAAAAATATAGTATTCGGAGATAGATTTCCATTTAGATATTTAGCAGAGGAATACGGATTGGAATATAGAGCACCTTTTACAGGATGCAGCAGTCAGGTGGATGCAAGCCCTAAAACTATTGCATATTTAATTAACTATATAAAAGATAATAAAATACCTTATCTCTATTATATAGAATTGAGTAATGAAAAAATAGCAAATACTTTGATTGAACAAACAGGGGCTTCAAAATTGAAACTTCATTCAGGACAAAATGTAAGCAAAGAAGAATTTAATTCAGGCATTACATATTTATCTATTATGAGAGATAATTTGGAGAGTTTGAAAAAGGGTTTGAATTGA
- the pyrB gene encoding aspartate carbamoyltransferase, with protein sequence MRNFISIKELSKEEVIEVLDVAKELDNADSKERRKIMDGMIMTSIFFEPSTRTRLSFTSAAYRLGCKELGFDNPEQSSVKKGESLRDTIIMVSAYSDIIVMRHSIDGAAKFAEEVTNCPIINAGDGANEHPSQTLLDLYTLREELGTIENQKVAFVGDTRYGRTVHSLVDGLMMFNGQFYFISPDVIQIPDYILKELDNANIKYKKLSNYEEVLKEIDCLYMTRVQRERFDDINEYEEVKHAFRISKDNIVGKCKDDMIILHPLPRVDEINIDLDDTKYAKYFIQARNGVPTRMAMMALATDAIKSKVKRKEMNYEVVENKEVVCPNNKCVTHFEETKNRVVKKGYGDFCYYCNREIGK encoded by the coding sequence ATGAGAAACTTTATATCTATCAAAGAGTTATCAAAAGAGGAAGTTATTGAAGTATTAGATGTTGCTAAGGAGTTGGATAACGCTGATAGTAAAGAAAGAAGAAAGATTATGGACGGAATGATAATGACAAGTATATTCTTCGAACCTTCTACAAGGACAAGATTATCATTCACATCCGCTGCTTATAGGTTGGGATGTAAAGAATTAGGATTCGACAACCCTGAACAAAGCTCTGTAAAAAAAGGAGAATCTTTGAGAGATACTATAATTATGGTTTCTGCATATTCAGATATTATAGTTATGAGGCATAGTATTGACGGAGCTGCTAAATTTGCTGAAGAGGTTACAAACTGTCCTATTATAAATGCCGGAGACGGTGCTAACGAACACCCTAGTCAAACTTTATTGGATTTATACACATTAAGAGAAGAATTAGGAACTATAGAGAATCAAAAAGTTGCTTTTGTAGGCGATACAAGATACGGAAGAACAGTTCACTCTTTAGTTGATGGTTTAATGATGTTTAATGGTCAGTTCTATTTTATATCTCCTGATGTTATACAAATACCTGATTATATATTAAAAGAATTAGATAATGCCAATATAAAATATAAAAAACTTAGTAATTATGAAGAAGTATTAAAAGAAATAGACTGTCTATATATGACTAGAGTACAAAGAGAAAGATTTGATGATATCAATGAATATGAAGAAGTAAAACATGCATTCAGAATATCAAAAGACAATATTGTTGGAAAATGTAAAGATGATATGATAATACTTCACCCTCTCCCAAGAGTTGATGAAATTAATATAGACTTAGATGATACAAAATATGCTAAATATTTTATTCAAGCTAGAAACGGCGTTCCTACAAGAATGGCTATGATGGCTTTGGCTACAGATGCTATAAAATCTAAGGTAAAAAGAAAAGAAATGAATTACGAAGTTGTTGAAAATAAAGAAGTAGTTTGTCCTAATAATAAATGCGTTACACATTTTGAAGAGACAAAAAATAGAGTTGTAAAAAAAGGTTATGGAGATTTCTGCTATTACTGTAACAGAGAAATAGGAAAATAA
- a CDS encoding metal ABC transporter permease: protein MIALIQELFSYTFIVRAVIVGILVSLCAALLGVNLVLKRYSMIGIGLSNVGFGALSLSLMFGFSTLQLSIPIVAIASILLLRLSENSKIKGDAAIALISSVSLAVGIIAITVKTGINTDVCNYMFGSILAMSKSDVYISIAVSIVVIVLYVLFYNKIFLVTFDENFARAVGINAEFYNMLISILTSLIIVLGMRMMGAMLISSLIIFPALTSMRIFNTFKSVVISSAILSVFCFFIGIIVSFQLEYPTGACIVMVNLAMLLIFSIVGKFIKLGAK, encoded by the coding sequence ATGATTGCTTTGATTCAGGAACTTTTTTCATATACCTTCATTGTAAGGGCAGTTATAGTTGGAATATTAGTTTCATTATGTGCTGCACTTTTGGGTGTTAATTTGGTTTTAAAAAGATATTCTATGATTGGTATTGGGCTTTCTAATGTAGGATTTGGAGCTTTATCTCTTTCTTTGATGTTTGGATTTTCTACGCTTCAGCTTTCAATACCTATAGTTGCAATTGCTTCAATACTGCTTTTAAGATTAAGTGAAAACAGCAAAATAAAAGGAGATGCTGCCATTGCTTTAATATCCAGTGTATCTTTAGCTGTTGGTATAATAGCCATTACAGTAAAGACAGGAATAAATACAGATGTATGTAATTATATGTTTGGCAGTATACTTGCTATGAGCAAAAGCGATGTTTATATAAGTATTGCTGTAAGTATTGTAGTTATAGTACTTTATGTTCTTTTCTATAATAAAATATTTTTAGTAACATTCGATGAGAATTTTGCCCGTGCTGTTGGAATAAATGCTGAATTTTATAATATGCTTATATCTATACTAACATCTTTGATTATAGTACTAGGTATGAGAATGATGGGAGCTATGCTTATATCAAGTTTGATAATATTTCCGGCACTCACTTCTATGCGTATATTTAATACTTTTAAAAGTGTTGTAATTTCATCGGCTATATTATCTGTGTTCTGCTTTTTTATAGGTATAATAGTATCTTTTCAGCTTGAATATCCTACAGGAGCATGCATTGTTATGGTGAATTTAGCCATGCTTTTAATCTTTTCTATTGTAGGTAAGTTTATAAAATTAGGGGCAAAATAA
- a CDS encoding TIGR03943 family putative permease subunit, whose amino-acid sequence MKKVLFLFFILLAFSYCSKKEYNDGWFNIEKNYADIPQKKYDYSGIDSNSENDNELKQDKIDTSKIDMNNVIEIKERMFINQCNDVYLNPEDYRGKLIKLQGIYDGFTDKETGEKLNFVFRYGPGCCGYDGVAGFEFDYKGNIPNPQDWIEVIGVVEILEIDNYETVKLNAISLNVLDKRGKEFVAN is encoded by the coding sequence ATGAAAAAAGTATTGTTTTTATTTTTTATATTATTGGCATTTTCTTATTGTTCAAAAAAAGAATACAATGACGGTTGGTTTAATATAGAAAAAAATTACGCGGATATACCTCAGAAAAAATATGATTACAGCGGTATAGATAGTAATTCTGAAAATGATAATGAGCTTAAACAGGATAAAATAGATACATCAAAAATTGATATGAATAATGTAATAGAGATAAAAGAGAGAATGTTTATTAATCAATGCAATGATGTTTATTTAAATCCTGAAGATTACAGAGGAAAGCTTATAAAATTGCAGGGAATATATGACGGATTTACTGATAAAGAAACAGGCGAGAAACTTAATTTTGTATTCAGATATGGTCCTGGCTGCTGCGGATATGACGGGGTTGCTGGTTTTGAATTCGATTATAAAGGTAATATACCTAATCCTCAGGATTGGATAGAAGTTATTGGTGTTGTAGAAATATTAGAGATAGATAATTATGAAACAGTAAAACTCAATGCTATAAGTTTGAATGTTTTAGATAAAAGGGGTAAAGAGTTTGTAGCTAATTAA
- a CDS encoding glycoside hydrolase family 3 N-terminal domain-containing protein yields the protein MFKSIKFNKKIVKTILYLFFILLFIYACKTASNVIEERVYITELKKDYPDLSDYIDKVAEMDKKERRGLLLMVGIKDKVLSEETIKTLKDNHIMGVILFDYNIKDEKQLKKLTSDLRKYVNPNMLISIDQEGGEVNRIKFDKLKDISPKNIGDSNSNEYAYNIAYQKSKFLLDLGINMILGPLCDIPNDSNSYIYNRSFSTNINIVSEMVSNTVKAQRDAGIISVLKHFPGHGDTAVNSHNDFPHIDKTTNELLSNEFIPFKSGIDAGAEMVLVAHIKNKYIDNKNTASMSRKYTDILEEDLGFDGIVITDDLAMTGSIDKGINFGINLISNVYENVEYMFKDIDADILSCARLLKIISENDLSRT from the coding sequence ATGTTCAAAAGTATTAAATTTAATAAAAAAATTGTAAAAACTATATTGTATTTGTTTTTTATATTATTATTTATTTATGCATGTAAAACAGCTTCAAATGTTATTGAAGAACGTGTATATATAACAGAATTAAAAAAAGATTATCCTGATTTATCTGATTATATAGATAAAGTTGCTGAAATGGACAAAAAAGAGAGAAGAGGACTTCTTTTAATGGTAGGTATAAAGGATAAAGTACTTTCAGAGGAAACAATTAAAACTCTTAAAGATAATCATATAATGGGAGTCATACTTTTTGATTATAATATAAAAGATGAAAAACAGTTAAAAAAATTAACATCAGATTTAAGAAAATATGTTAACCCAAATATGTTAATTTCTATAGATCAGGAAGGAGGAGAAGTTAATAGAATAAAATTTGATAAATTAAAGGATATATCTCCAAAAAATATAGGCGATTCAAATAGTAATGAATATGCATATAATATAGCTTATCAAAAATCTAAGTTTTTATTGGATCTAGGTATTAATATGATATTAGGGCCTTTATGCGATATACCTAATGACAGCAATTCATATATATATAATAGAAGTTTTTCTACAAATATTAATATAGTATCTGAAATGGTTTCAAATACTGTGAAAGCTCAGAGAGATGCGGGTATAATAAGTGTATTAAAACATTTTCCAGGTCATGGAGATACTGCTGTCAATTCTCATAATGATTTCCCTCATATTGATAAGACTACAAATGAATTGTTATCAAATGAATTTATTCCTTTTAAAAGCGGTATAGATGCAGGGGCAGAAATGGTTTTAGTAGCACATATAAAAAATAAATATATAGATAATAAAAATACGGCTAGTATGTCTAGAAAATATACTGATATCTTAGAAGAAGATTTAGGATTTGACGGCATTGTTATTACAGATGATTTAGCTATGACAGGAAGTATTGATAAAGGTATTAATTTTGGTATTAATTTGATAAGTAACGTATATGAGAATGTAGAATATATGTTTAAAGATATAGATGCTGACATACTCTCATGTGCGAGATTATTAAAAATAATTTCAGAAAATGATTTATCCCGCACATAG
- a CDS encoding dihydroorotase — translation MIIKNAKIANNDKIVSIIIENEKIKNIDYDNNFEKYLSDNKTDDIIDANYNYVLSGIIDPHTHMRDPGLTHKEDFNSGSKACARGGITVFLDMPNTIPNTISKENLIAKKSMMIGKSYVDYGFHFGGSKADNSNDIKNIINEAASTKIFFNASTGNMLVEDDKILEKLFEASKIVTVHAEDKMVDKAIKIAKNTNTPLYLCHLSLESEIDSLRKAKDSGMIIYGEATPHHLFLNTEDVNKNDRNKMLLRMKPELREKSDNKALWDAILDGTIDTIGTDHAPHLISEKLEKLTFGIPSAEHSLELMLKKVNDNTINLKLLTKIMSEKSAEIFSMKDKGLLKENYDADLVIIDLNDNSEIEEKDIITKAGWSPYIGFKRGGKLLTTIVRGNIVYNNGKFTDNFIGKEITYSN, via the coding sequence ATGATAATAAAAAATGCTAAAATTGCAAATAATGACAAAATAGTATCTATAATAATAGAAAATGAAAAAATAAAAAATATAGATTATGATAATAATTTTGAAAAATATTTATCTGACAATAAAACAGATGATATAATAGATGCAAATTACAATTATGTGCTTTCAGGCATAATAGATCCTCATACGCATATGAGAGATCCAGGACTTACTCATAAAGAAGATTTTAATTCTGGAAGTAAAGCTTGTGCCAGAGGCGGTATTACAGTATTTTTGGATATGCCTAACACTATACCTAATACTATTTCAAAAGAAAATCTAATTGCTAAAAAATCTATGATGATTGGAAAATCTTATGTAGATTACGGCTTTCATTTTGGAGGAAGCAAAGCAGATAATAGTAATGATATAAAAAATATTATTAATGAAGCTGCATCAACAAAAATTTTCTTTAATGCTTCTACAGGAAATATGCTTGTAGAAGATGATAAAATATTAGAAAAATTATTTGAAGCATCAAAAATAGTTACCGTTCATGCTGAAGATAAAATGGTTGATAAGGCAATAAAAATAGCAAAAAATACTAATACTCCATTATATTTATGCCATTTATCACTTGAAAGCGAAATTGATTCATTAAGAAAAGCAAAAGACTCTGGAATGATAATTTACGGAGAAGCTACTCCTCATCATTTATTTTTGAATACTGAAGATGTTAATAAAAATGATAGAAATAAAATGCTCCTTAGAATGAAGCCTGAATTAAGAGAAAAGTCAGACAATAAAGCATTATGGGATGCTATATTAGACGGTACTATAGACACAATAGGAACGGATCATGCCCCTCATTTGATAAGTGAGAAATTAGAAAAACTTACTTTCGGAATTCCTTCTGCTGAACATTCGCTTGAGTTAATGCTCAAAAAAGTTAATGATAATACTATAAATTTAAAATTACTTACAAAAATTATGAGTGAAAAATCTGCTGAAATTTTCTCTATGAAAGATAAAGGCTTATTAAAAGAAAATTATGATGCCGATTTAGTAATAATAGATTTAAATGATAATTCAGAAATAGAAGAAAAAGATATAATCACTAAAGCAGGTTGGTCTCCTTATATAGGTTTCAAAAGAGGCGGAAAACTTTTAACTACTATAGTACGCGGAAATATAGTATACAATAATGGCAAATTCACTGATAATTTTATAGGAAAAGAAATAACTTATAGTAATTAA
- a CDS encoding glycoside hydrolase family 3 N-terminal domain-containing protein — MLYIIIITIILFSVLIFLFITHINIDNKKNDLNNINNPKEVLSIISVKNYDTKLINIINTTKISGIIINIDDLDIDDLANIIKNIKRSINRKIFIALDQDYKSTYNIAYNQKFKVYPSYIGERKSEEYAYKIAYDRALKLKSLGINMILSPICNTYCNEKSHLKENIFTNDKILASRLIYQTVKAQKDAGLITALKYFPKYYDDELYIDKEIDNVENILDNRETFLAGIKANADIIVISHIKDTDKYKDFLINNMKFKGIIMTDYINDNKNIISYGINVFAYNYYRNKNIKNMIENNLKDTDLEVCSKVLNLIKKL, encoded by the coding sequence ATGTTGTATATTATAATCATAACTATAATACTATTTTCTGTATTAATTTTTTTATTTATTACACATATTAATATTGATAATAAAAAAAATGATTTAAATAATATTAATAATCCAAAAGAAGTATTAAGTATTATTTCTGTAAAGAATTATGATACTAAATTAATTAACATAATAAATACAACTAAAATATCAGGAATTATAATAAATATTGATGATTTGGATATTGATGATCTTGCTAATATTATCAAAAATATTAAAAGGAGTATTAATAGAAAAATATTTATAGCATTAGATCAGGATTATAAATCTACTTATAATATAGCCTATAATCAGAAGTTTAAAGTATATCCTAGTTATATAGGAGAGAGAAAGAGCGAAGAATATGCATACAAAATAGCATATGATAGAGCATTAAAATTAAAGTCATTAGGTATTAATATGATTTTATCACCTATATGTAATACCTATTGTAATGAAAAATCACATTTAAAAGAAAATATATTTACAAATGATAAAATACTTGCTTCAAGGCTTATATATCAAACTGTAAAGGCACAAAAAGATGCAGGACTTATAACAGCATTAAAATATTTTCCAAAATACTATGATGATGAGTTATATATAGATAAAGAAATAGATAATGTAGAAAATATATTGGATAATAGAGAAACATTTTTGGCAGGAATAAAAGCTAATGCTGATATTATAGTAATATCGCATATTAAAGATACTGATAAATATAAAGATTTTCTTATTAACAATATGAAATTTAAAGGCATTATAATGACTGATTATATTAATGATAATAAAAATATAATTAGTTATGGAATAAATGTTTTTGCCTATAATTATTATAGAAACAAAAATATTAAAAATATGATAGAAAATAATTTAAAAGATACGGATCTGGAAGTATGTTCAAAAGTATTAAATTTAATAAAAAAATTGTAA
- a CDS encoding metal ABC transporter ATP-binding protein, whose protein sequence is MLNIKDLSVFYDSNEVLSNINFSLNKGDYLSIIGENGSGKTTLIKTILGLIKPKKGSISFNSIKKNEIGYLPQQGIVQKSFPASVFEVVISGRLNKKKFLPFYTSKDKKITLDNLKKLNIENLKNKSYKDLSGGQQQRVALARALCSTKELLILDEPSTGLDPIATVDLYNLIKKLNDEVTIIMVSHDISNAVKYSNKILHLNKNMLFFGGTENYIKTDIYKRISGEDMK, encoded by the coding sequence ATGTTGAATATAAAAGATTTATCGGTATTTTATGACAGTAATGAGGTATTATCTAATATCAATTTTTCTTTGAATAAAGGAGATTATCTTTCTATAATAGGTGAGAATGGCTCAGGTAAAACCACTTTAATAAAAACAATACTTGGACTAATAAAACCTAAAAAAGGAAGCATATCTTTTAACAGCATAAAGAAAAATGAAATAGGATATTTACCACAGCAGGGAATAGTACAAAAATCATTTCCTGCAAGCGTGTTTGAAGTTGTTATTTCAGGCAGATTGAATAAGAAAAAGTTTCTTCCATTTTACACTTCTAAAGATAAAAAAATAACTTTGGATAATTTGAAAAAACTTAATATAGAAAATTTAAAAAACAAGTCATATAAAGATTTATCCGGAGGACAGCAGCAGAGAGTGGCATTAGCTAGGGCATTATGTTCTACAAAGGAATTATTGATACTTGATGAGCCTTCTACAGGACTTGACCCTATAGCTACGGTTGATTTATATAATTTAATAAAAAAACTAAATGATGAAGTAACTATTATAATGGTTTCGCATGATATATCGAATGCAGTTAAATATTCTAATAAAATACTTCATCTAAATAAAAATATGCTTTTCTTTGGAGGTACAGAGAATTATATAAAAACGGATATATATAAAAGAATATCAGGGGAGGATATGAAATGA